A DNA window from Phaeobacter sp. A36a-5a contains the following coding sequences:
- a CDS encoding UDP-N-acetylmuramoyl-tripeptide--D-alanyl-D-alanine ligase, with the protein MSLWTAEEAAAATGGQAIGDWSVNGISIDTRSIAAGDLFVALKAARDGHDFVAQALEKGAGAALVSRRPEGVGDDAPLLLVNDVQAGLEALGRAGRARTDARVIAVTGSVGKTSTKEMLARMLSDQGRTHAAVASYNNHWGVPLTLARMPRDTEFAVIEIGMNHPGEISPLAKQARPHVAMVTTVAPVHLEAFDGIEGIAAEKAAIIDGLEPGGVAVLNADIAEAPILHSVAEEAARPAQWFGTGQGPIVPGYRLTGTASRGDETEAEVTLPDGQRYRLNIQSLGAHFAMNALGALACLAALGLDLAKAVQSLSLWSPVTGRGARETVTLGAGQGEILLLDDSYNANPTSVAAALAVLAATPCAGRRIAYLGDMKELGPQEAELHAALADLPAMADLDVVHCIGPLMGALHAALPADKRGGHYASSGDVQADLAGQIAAGDVVLAKGSLSMALAKVVDGIRELGHGEATF; encoded by the coding sequence ATGAGCCTTTGGACAGCTGAGGAGGCGGCAGCGGCCACCGGTGGTCAGGCGATTGGCGACTGGAGCGTGAATGGCATTTCCATCGACACCCGCAGCATTGCGGCGGGCGATCTCTTTGTGGCGCTGAAGGCGGCGCGCGATGGCCATGACTTCGTGGCGCAGGCGCTGGAGAAAGGCGCTGGTGCGGCGCTGGTCTCGCGCAGGCCCGAGGGCGTCGGTGACGATGCGCCGCTGTTGCTGGTGAATGACGTGCAGGCCGGGCTGGAGGCTCTGGGCCGGGCAGGTCGTGCGCGCACGGATGCACGGGTGATTGCCGTCACCGGATCGGTCGGCAAGACCTCGACCAAGGAAATGCTGGCGCGGATGCTGTCCGATCAGGGGCGCACCCATGCGGCTGTTGCCAGCTATAACAACCATTGGGGCGTGCCGCTGACGCTGGCGCGGATGCCGCGGGACACCGAATTTGCCGTCATCGAGATCGGCATGAATCACCCCGGTGAAATCAGCCCGCTTGCCAAGCAGGCGCGTCCGCATGTGGCGATGGTCACCACCGTGGCGCCGGTGCATCTGGAGGCCTTTGACGGGATCGAGGGCATTGCCGCCGAAAAAGCCGCCATCATCGACGGGCTGGAGCCGGGCGGTGTTGCGGTGCTGAACGCCGATATTGCCGAGGCTCCGATCCTGCACTCCGTTGCCGAGGAGGCTGCGCGCCCTGCGCAGTGGTTTGGCACCGGTCAGGGGCCGATCGTGCCGGGCTATCGCCTGACCGGAACCGCCTCACGCGGGGATGAGACAGAGGCCGAGGTCACGCTGCCGGATGGGCAGCGATATCGCCTGAATATCCAGTCGCTTGGCGCCCATTTTGCGATGAACGCGCTTGGCGCGCTGGCCTGTCTGGCGGCGCTGGGTCTGGATCTGGCCAAGGCCGTGCAAAGCCTGTCGCTCTGGTCGCCGGTCACCGGGCGCGGGGCGCGTGAAACCGTGACGCTTGGCGCGGGGCAGGGCGAGATCCTGCTGCTGGATGACAGTTACAACGCCAATCCGACCTCGGTCGCGGCGGCGCTGGCGGTTCTGGCCGCGACCCCCTGCGCGGGGCGGCGGATTGCCTATCTGGGCGATATGAAGGAGCTGGGACCGCAGGAGGCCGAGCTGCACGCGGCCCTTGCCGATCTGCCCGCGATGGCGGATCTCGATGTGGTGCATTGCATCGGCCCGCTGATGGGGGCACTTCATGCGGCGTTGCCTGCGGACAAACGCGGTGGTCACTATGCCAGCAGCGGTGATGTGCAGGCGGATCTGGCGGGTCAGATCGCGGCGGGGGATGTGGTTCTGGCCAAGGGGTCGCTCAGCATGGCGCTGGCCAAGGTTGTTGACGGCATCCGCGAATTGGGCCATGGCGAGGCCACTTTCTGA
- the mraY gene encoding phospho-N-acetylmuramoyl-pentapeptide-transferase, with translation MLYWLTALSDGGDLFNLFRYITFRAGGAFLTALLFGFLFGPPLINVLRKKQGKGQPIRDDGPEGHLAKAGTPTMGGLLIVGALVTATLLWARWDNPFVWLVLFVTLSFALIGFADDYAKVSKQNTAGVPGKLRLALGITIAVIAALWASAYHPVELQNQLALPVFKDTLINLGLFYVPFSICVIVGAANAVNLTDGLDGLAIMPVMIATSTLGVIAYAVGRVDFTEYLDVHYVPGTGEILIFAAALFGGGLGFLWYNAPPAAVFMGDTGSLALGGALGAIAVVTKHELVLAIVGGLFVVEALSVIIQVLYFKRTGKRVFLMAPIHHHYEKKGWAEPTIVIRFWIISLILAMIGLATLKVR, from the coding sequence ATGCTCTATTGGTTAACCGCGCTGTCGGATGGGGGCGATCTTTTCAACCTCTTCCGCTACATCACCTTCCGCGCGGGCGGGGCGTTTCTGACGGCGCTTCTGTTTGGGTTTCTGTTTGGGCCACCGCTGATCAATGTGCTGCGCAAGAAGCAGGGCAAGGGTCAGCCGATCCGTGATGACGGCCCCGAAGGGCATCTGGCAAAGGCCGGCACGCCCACCATGGGCGGGCTGCTCATCGTCGGCGCGCTGGTGACGGCGACGCTGCTCTGGGCGCGCTGGGACAATCCCTTTGTCTGGCTGGTGCTGTTTGTGACGCTGTCCTTTGCCCTGATCGGTTTTGCCGATGATTATGCCAAGGTCTCCAAGCAGAACACCGCAGGCGTACCGGGCAAGCTGCGGCTGGCGCTTGGGATCACCATTGCGGTGATCGCCGCCCTCTGGGCCTCGGCTTATCATCCGGTGGAGTTGCAGAACCAGCTGGCGCTGCCGGTGTTCAAGGATACGCTGATCAACCTTGGTCTGTTCTACGTGCCGTTTTCGATCTGCGTGATCGTCGGCGCGGCCAATGCGGTGAACCTGACCGATGGGCTTGACGGGCTGGCGATTATGCCGGTGATGATCGCGACCTCGACCCTTGGGGTGATTGCCTATGCGGTGGGGCGTGTGGACTTTACCGAATATCTGGATGTGCATTACGTGCCCGGCACCGGTGAAATCCTGATCTTTGCCGCGGCGCTGTTTGGTGGCGGTCTGGGCTTCCTTTGGTACAATGCGCCGCCAGCGGCGGTGTTCATGGGCGATACCGGCTCGCTCGCCCTTGGCGGCGCCTTGGGCGCCATCGCGGTGGTCACCAAACACGAGCTGGTGCTGGCGATTGTCGGCGGGCTGTTCGTGGTGGAGGCGCTGTCGGTGATCATTCAGGTGCTCTATTTCAAGCGCACCGGCAAACGGGTCTTCCTGATGGCGCCGATCCATCACCACTATGAGAAAAAGGGCTGGGCGGAGCCGACCATCGTGATCCGCTTCTGGATCATCTCGCTGATCCTCGCGATGATCGGTCTGGCCACGCTGAAAGTGCGCTGA
- a CDS encoding glutaminase: MDARLQQILDAINRDLRDDPDRGDVASYIPELGQVDPHQFAISVATADGQIYSAGDAATRFSAQSITKLFTLAIALGRSGDQLWQRVGREPSGTAFNSIVQLEHERGRPRNPFVNAGAIVTTDEVLAGREPRDALAEFLGFIRAAAEDDDIHINGAVARSETAHGHRNFAHAHFLASCGNLKNDPDKVLGTYFHHCATELTTTQLARAGRFLIGAGVGPRLVSLDRVRRLNALMLTCGHYDGSGEFAYRVGLPAKSGVGGGILASVPGKASIAVWSPGLDRNGNSKLGTEAMERLAREMDWSVF; this comes from the coding sequence ATGGACGCGCGATTGCAGCAGATCCTCGATGCCATCAACCGCGATCTTCGCGATGATCCCGACCGGGGCGACGTGGCCAGCTACATTCCCGAACTGGGGCAAGTCGATCCCCACCAGTTTGCCATCTCCGTGGCCACCGCCGACGGCCAGATCTACAGCGCCGGGGATGCCGCCACGCGGTTCTCGGCCCAGAGCATCACCAAGCTTTTTACGCTGGCGATTGCGCTCGGGCGCTCCGGCGATCAGCTCTGGCAGCGGGTTGGTCGCGAACCCTCCGGCACCGCCTTCAACTCCATCGTGCAGCTGGAACATGAACGCGGCCGCCCGCGCAATCCATTTGTGAATGCAGGCGCCATTGTCACCACGGATGAGGTGCTGGCGGGCCGCGAACCGCGCGATGCGCTGGCCGAGTTCCTGGGCTTTATCCGCGCCGCTGCCGAGGATGACGATATCCACATCAATGGCGCGGTTGCCCGCTCCGAAACCGCCCATGGGCACCGCAATTTCGCCCATGCCCATTTCCTTGCCTCCTGCGGTAATCTCAAGAATGACCCGGACAAGGTGCTCGGCACCTATTTCCACCATTGCGCCACCGAGCTGACCACCACCCAGCTGGCCCGTGCCGGCCGTTTCCTGATCGGCGCCGGTGTCGGCCCGCGGCTGGTCTCGCTGGACCGGGTGCGGCGGCTCAATGCGCTGATGCTGACCTGCGGGCATTACGATGGCTCGGGCGAGTTCGCCTATCGCGTCGGCCTGCCCGCCAAAAGCGGGGTTGGCGGTGGTATTCTGGCCAGCGTACCGGGCAAGGCCAGCATCGCCGTCTGGTCGCCGGGGCTGGACCGCAACGGCAATTCGAAACTGGGCACCGAAGCGATGGAGCGGCTGGCGCGGGAGATGGACTGGTCGGTGTTCTGA
- the murD gene encoding UDP-N-acetylmuramoyl-L-alanine--D-glutamate ligase, whose product MIPVTGFEGATVAVLGLGRSGLATARALRAGGAEPVCWDDNPGARARAEVEGFTCRDLLKSGAFDDVASLIVSPGIPHLYPKPNPVIRAALVAGVPVDNDIGLFFRSIATQGWEQYDQAPRIVAVTGSNGKSTTVALLHHILQEAGRESQLAGNIGRGVLDIDPPGSGGVVVLELSSYQTDLARALTPDVAVFTNLSPDHLDRHAGMGGYFAAKRRLFAEGGPDRAIIGVDEDEGLYLAGQLSEAASDDRVIRISASQKLTGPGWQVFARKGFLSEYRKGRQAASIDLRQMQGLPGAHNHQNACAAYAAARALGLAPRLIEEALASYPGLPHRSQTIATHQGVRYVNDSKATNLDSAAKALSAFDNIRWICGGLEKEGGLDALRGQTGKVRKAYVIGREAAGFAMQLDVEAEVCITMAQAVARAAAEAEAGDTILLAPAAASFDQYDNFEQRGEDFIAEVQKRQGEAPAQPDGETI is encoded by the coding sequence ATGATCCCTGTGACCGGATTCGAAGGCGCAACTGTAGCGGTGCTGGGGCTTGGACGGTCTGGCCTTGCCACCGCGCGGGCCTTGCGTGCGGGCGGGGCAGAGCCGGTCTGCTGGGATGACAACCCCGGCGCGCGGGCCCGGGCCGAGGTCGAGGGGTTCACCTGCCGGGATCTGCTGAAATCCGGCGCCTTTGACGATGTTGCATCGCTGATCGTCTCGCCGGGTATTCCGCATCTCTACCCCAAACCCAACCCGGTGATCCGCGCAGCGCTGGTGGCGGGGGTGCCGGTGGACAATGATATCGGGTTGTTCTTCCGGTCCATCGCGACCCAGGGCTGGGAGCAATACGATCAGGCGCCGCGCATCGTGGCGGTCACTGGCTCCAACGGCAAATCCACCACGGTGGCGCTGCTCCACCATATTCTTCAGGAGGCCGGTCGCGAAAGCCAGCTGGCGGGCAATATCGGCCGCGGTGTGCTGGATATTGATCCGCCGGGCTCCGGGGGCGTGGTGGTGCTGGAGCTGTCGAGCTATCAGACCGATCTGGCGCGGGCGCTTACGCCGGATGTGGCGGTGTTCACCAACCTCAGCCCCGATCATCTGGACCGGCACGCGGGCATGGGCGGCTATTTCGCGGCCAAACGCCGGCTGTTTGCCGAAGGCGGCCCGGATCGTGCGATCATTGGCGTCGATGAGGATGAGGGGCTGTATCTGGCCGGTCAGCTGTCGGAGGCGGCCAGCGATGACCGGGTGATCCGCATTTCGGCCAGCCAGAAACTGACCGGACCGGGCTGGCAGGTCTTTGCCCGCAAAGGGTTCCTGAGCGAATACCGCAAGGGGCGGCAGGCGGCCTCGATTGATCTGCGTCAGATGCAGGGGCTGCCGGGCGCGCATAACCATCAGAACGCCTGTGCGGCCTATGCGGCGGCGCGGGCACTGGGGCTGGCCCCGCGCCTGATCGAGGAGGCGCTGGCCAGTTATCCGGGTCTGCCGCATCGCAGCCAGACCATCGCGACCCATCAGGGGGTGCGCTATGTGAATGACAGCAAGGCCACCAACCTTGACAGCGCGGCCAAGGCGCTGAGCGCGTTTGACAATATCCGCTGGATCTGTGGCGGGCTGGAGAAAGAGGGCGGCCTGGACGCTCTGCGCGGCCAGACCGGCAAAGTGCGCAAGGCTTATGTGATCGGTCGCGAGGCGGCAGGCTTTGCCATGCAGCTGGATGTGGAGGCCGAGGTCTGCATCACCATGGCGCAGGCGGTGGCCCGGGCCGCCGCTGAGGCGGAGGCGGGTGATACCATCCTTCTGGCCCCGGCGGCAGCGAGTTTCGACCAATATGACAACTTCGAGCAGCGCGGAGAGGATTTCATCGCCGAGGTGCAGAAGCGACAGGGGGAGGCCCCGGCGCAACCCGATGGGGAGACAATCTGA
- a CDS encoding thiamine-binding protein — MAETTAPQNTVMLAFQVIPRLREGNNFEVVDRAIDVVKASGLPFQVGAMETTMRGELDQLLGIVKQAEQACLDAGAVEVITNIKIHTTTPDAHDTFCTYTRGVTPANKVFIEE; from the coding sequence ATGGCCGAGACGACAGCGCCGCAGAACACGGTGATGCTGGCCTTTCAGGTCATTCCCCGGCTGCGTGAGGGCAATAACTTCGAGGTTGTGGACCGCGCGATTGATGTGGTGAAGGCCTCAGGTCTGCCGTTTCAGGTGGGGGCGATGGAGACCACGATGCGTGGTGAGCTGGATCAGCTGCTGGGGATCGTGAAACAGGCCGAACAGGCCTGTCTTGATGCCGGGGCGGTGGAGGTGATCACCAATATCAAGATCCATACCACCACGCCTGATGCGCATGACACTTTCTGCACCTATACGCGCGGCGTCACGCCGGCCAATAAGGTGTTTATCGAGGAGTGA
- a CDS encoding NAD(P)/FAD-dependent oxidoreductase, whose product MAYETLILGAGAAGMMCATRSGAGTLVIDHAKAPGEKIRISGGGRCNFTNMYASPENYLSQNPHFCKSAMARYTQWDFIELVDRHGIAWHEKTLGQLFCDGSAKQIVAMLVQEMQAAGAELWLQTSVTSVSRSPDGFRVAVEREGKPQVLTARNLVIATGGKSIPKMGATGLAYDLARQFELPLTETRPALVPFTFSEDRFKPLAGVALPARLSNDRTSFDEALLFTHRGLSGPSVLQLSSYWREGEQIRVNLIPETPLFDHLRRQRQETGRKDLTTELARHLPGRLVEFLAPEFALKGRLADQSDAALRDLCDQLENWTLTPSGSEGYRTAEVTLGGIDTDALSSKSMEAKTVPGLYAIGEAVDVTGWLGGYNFQWAWASGVAAGTAIAAKG is encoded by the coding sequence ATGGCATATGAAACCCTGATCCTTGGCGCCGGCGCGGCCGGCATGATGTGTGCAACCCGCTCCGGCGCAGGCACGCTGGTGATTGATCACGCCAAGGCGCCGGGTGAGAAAATTCGCATTTCCGGCGGCGGGCGCTGCAATTTCACCAATATGTACGCCAGCCCCGAAAACTACCTGTCGCAGAACCCGCATTTCTGCAAATCCGCCATGGCGCGCTACACCCAGTGGGATTTCATCGAGCTGGTGGACCGCCACGGAATCGCCTGGCACGAAAAGACCCTCGGCCAGCTGTTCTGTGATGGCTCGGCCAAACAGATCGTCGCCATGCTGGTGCAGGAGATGCAGGCCGCCGGGGCCGAGCTTTGGTTGCAGACCTCCGTCACCTCGGTAAGCCGCAGCCCGGATGGGTTTCGCGTCGCGGTGGAGCGAGAGGGCAAGCCGCAGGTGCTGACCGCGCGCAATCTGGTGATTGCCACGGGCGGCAAGTCGATCCCGAAGATGGGCGCGACCGGTCTGGCCTATGATCTGGCGCGCCAGTTTGAGCTGCCGCTGACCGAAACCCGCCCGGCACTGGTGCCGTTCACGTTCTCCGAAGACCGCTTCAAACCTCTTGCGGGCGTCGCCCTGCCCGCACGGCTTTCCAATGATCGCACCAGTTTTGACGAGGCGCTGTTGTTCACCCATCGCGGCCTCTCCGGCCCCTCGGTGCTGCAACTGTCGTCCTACTGGCGCGAGGGGGAGCAGATCCGCGTCAACCTGATCCCGGAAACGCCGCTGTTTGATCACCTGCGCCGCCAGCGTCAGGAAACCGGGCGCAAGGATCTGACCACCGAACTGGCCCGTCACCTGCCCGGACGGCTGGTGGAGTTCCTGGCCCCTGAATTCGCCCTGAAGGGGCGGCTCGCCGACCAGTCCGACGCCGCCTTGCGCGATCTCTGCGACCAACTGGAAAACTGGACGCTCACCCCTTCGGGCAGCGAAGGCTATCGCACCGCCGAGGTGACGCTGGGCGGCATCGACACCGATGCGCTGTCGTCAAAGAGCATGGAGGCCAAGACGGTTCCGGGGCTTTATGCGATTGGCGAAGCGGTTGATGTGACCGGCTGGCTGGGCGGCTATAACTTCCAATGGGCCTGGGCCTCCGGCGTCGCGGCCGGAACCGCTATCGCCGCCAAGGGCTGA
- the ftsW gene encoding putative lipid II flippase FtsW codes for MTEMVYGALPVQAGEPILPKWWRTLDKWTMSCVLMLFVIGLLLGLAASVPLAERNGFDNFHYVERQAIFGITGLVAMLITSMMSPTLVRRLAVIGFVCAFVALALLPVFGTDFGKGATRWYSLGFASLQPSEFLKPGFIVVAAWMIAASQQINGPPGTLMSFGLCLTVVLMLVMQPDFGQACLVLFGWGVMYFVAGAPMLLLVIMAAVVVMGGVVAYSSSEHFARRIDGFLNPEIDPTTQMGYATNAIREGGLFGVGVGEGEVKWSLPDAHTDFIIAVAAEEYGLVLVVILILLYSAVVARTLFRLMRERDTFIRLAGTGLVCTFGVQAMINMGVAVRLLPAKGMTLPFVSYGGSSLIAGGIAVGMLLAFSRSRPQGEIADFLRGHGRG; via the coding sequence ATGACTGAAATGGTCTATGGCGCGCTCCCCGTACAGGCGGGCGAGCCGATTCTACCCAAATGGTGGCGGACGCTGGACAAATGGACGATGTCCTGCGTCCTGATGTTGTTTGTCATCGGGCTGCTCTTGGGGCTGGCCGCTTCGGTGCCGCTGGCCGAACGCAACGGGTTTGACAATTTCCACTATGTCGAGCGGCAGGCGATTTTTGGTATCACCGGGCTGGTGGCGATGCTGATCACCTCGATGATGTCGCCAACGCTGGTGCGGCGACTGGCGGTGATCGGGTTTGTCTGCGCCTTTGTCGCGCTGGCGCTGCTGCCGGTTTTTGGCACTGATTTCGGCAAGGGCGCGACGCGCTGGTACAGCCTCGGCTTTGCCTCGTTGCAGCCGTCGGAGTTCCTGAAGCCCGGATTCATCGTGGTGGCGGCCTGGATGATCGCCGCGAGCCAGCAGATCAACGGCCCGCCGGGCACGCTGATGTCCTTTGGCCTGTGCCTGACGGTGGTGCTGATGCTGGTGATGCAGCCTGACTTTGGTCAGGCCTGTCTGGTGCTGTTTGGCTGGGGCGTGATGTATTTCGTGGCCGGTGCGCCGATGCTGCTGTTGGTGATCATGGCGGCGGTGGTCGTGATGGGCGGGGTTGTGGCCTATTCCAGCTCCGAGCATTTTGCCCGCCGCATCGACGGCTTCCTGAACCCTGAAATCGACCCGACCACCCAGATGGGCTATGCCACCAATGCCATCCGCGAAGGTGGGTTGTTCGGTGTCGGCGTTGGCGAGGGCGAGGTGAAATGGTCGCTGCCGGATGCCCATACCGATTTCATCATCGCAGTGGCGGCCGAGGAATACGGGCTGGTGCTGGTGGTGATCCTGATCCTGCTTTATTCGGCGGTGGTGGCCCGCACGCTGTTCCGCCTGATGCGGGAGCGCGACACGTTTATCCGGCTTGCCGGAACCGGTCTTGTCTGTACCTTTGGCGTGCAGGCGATGATCAACATGGGCGTTGCGGTGCGGCTCTTGCCGGCCAAGGGCATGACTCTGCCGTTTGTGAGCTACGGTGGCTCCTCGCTGATTGCCGGCGGGATCGCGGTGGGGATGTTGCTGGCGTTTTCGCGGTCGCGCCCGCAGGGCGAGATTGCAGATTTCCTGCGCGGACACGGGCGCGGCTGA
- a CDS encoding UDP-N-acetylglucosamine--N-acetylmuramyl-(pentapeptide) pyrophosphoryl-undecaprenol N-acetylglucosamine transferase → MAQKLLLMAAGGTGGHMFPAQALAEAMLRRGWRVKLSTDARGARYTGGYPHTTEIAEVPSATFARGGLLAKAMVAPKIAAGVTRMAMQMRRDRPDVVVGFGGYPSIPALGAATLLKLPRMIHEQNGVLGRVNQLFAPRVAGVACGVWPTALPEGVDGVHVGNPVRAAVLERAGAGYIPPGDYPMSVLVMGGSQGARILSDVVPAAIAALPEALRSRLRVSHQARDEDGARVAQFYAEQGIAADVQPFFTDVPARMSEAQLVISRSGASSVADISVIGRPSILIPFAAAAGDHQSANARGLVDAGAAILIPESALDVSALTEQMSAVLSNPDGASQMARAALQVGIPDATERLVGLVEQLSEEGMT, encoded by the coding sequence ATGGCGCAGAAATTGCTCTTGATGGCGGCGGGTGGCACCGGGGGGCATATGTTCCCCGCGCAGGCCCTGGCCGAGGCGATGCTGAGACGCGGCTGGCGGGTGAAACTGTCAACGGACGCGCGGGGCGCGCGGTACACCGGCGGCTATCCGCATACCACCGAGATTGCCGAGGTGCCCTCGGCCACCTTTGCCCGCGGCGGGCTGCTGGCCAAGGCGATGGTCGCGCCGAAGATCGCCGCAGGTGTCACAAGGATGGCGATGCAGATGCGGCGGGACCGGCCTGACGTGGTGGTCGGCTTTGGCGGCTATCCGTCGATCCCGGCACTGGGGGCTGCGACCCTGCTGAAGCTGCCGCGTATGATCCATGAACAGAACGGCGTGCTGGGCCGGGTCAATCAGCTGTTTGCTCCCCGTGTGGCCGGGGTGGCCTGTGGCGTCTGGCCCACGGCGCTGCCGGAGGGGGTTGATGGCGTCCATGTCGGCAACCCGGTGCGCGCTGCGGTGCTGGAGCGGGCTGGGGCCGGTTATATTCCGCCGGGTGACTATCCGATGTCGGTGCTGGTGATGGGCGGCAGCCAGGGCGCGCGGATTCTGTCGGACGTGGTGCCCGCAGCGATTGCCGCACTGCCAGAGGCGCTGCGCAGCCGGTTGCGGGTCTCGCATCAGGCGCGCGATGAAGATGGTGCGCGGGTTGCGCAATTCTACGCCGAACAGGGGATCGCGGCGGATGTGCAGCCGTTTTTCACCGATGTGCCCGCCCGCATGTCGGAGGCGCAGCTGGTGATCTCGCGCTCCGGTGCGTCGTCGGTTGCGGATATCTCGGTGATCGGCCGCCCGTCGATCCTGATCCCCTTTGCCGCGGCGGCTGGCGACCACCAGAGCGCCAATGCCCGTGGGCTGGTCGATGCCGGGGCGGCGATCCTGATCCCGGAAAGCGCTCTTGACGTTTCGGCGCTGACAGAGCAAATGAGCGCGGTTCTCAGCAATCCCGATGGTGCCAGCCAGATGGCACGGGCCGCCTTGCAAGTGGGTATTCCCGATGCGACCGAGCGGCTGGTGGGGCTTGTTGAACAGCTGTCCGAGGAAGGAATGACATGA
- the murC gene encoding UDP-N-acetylmuramate--L-alanine ligase, producing the protein MNPATKLPGDVGPIHFVGIGGIGMSGIAEVLLNLGYVVQGSDLKASKITNRLEELGARIFVGQAAENLEDAAVVVISSAIKPGNPELDEARLRGLPVVRRAEMLAELMRLKSNIAIAGTHGKTTTTTMMAELMVAGHFDPTIVNGGIIHAYGSNARMGQGEWMVVEADESDGTFNRLPATIAIVTNIDPEHMEHWGDFDTLRDGFYDFVSNIPFYGVAVCCTDHPEVQALVGRITDRRVVTYGFNAQADVRAVNLTYKAGVAHFDIHLQAEDRVIEGCTLPMPGDHNVSNALSAVAVARHLGMKSSEIREALAAFGGVNRRFTKVGEVDGVTIIDDYGHHPVEITAVLKAARQACEGRVIAVHQPHRYSRLSSLFEDFCACFNEADVVAIAEVFAAGEDPIEGAGRDDLVAGLIRHGHRHARALLDEPDLERLVREQARPGDMVVCLGAGTISAWANGLPERLRG; encoded by the coding sequence ATGAACCCTGCGACCAAACTCCCCGGTGATGTGGGCCCGATCCATTTTGTTGGCATCGGCGGCATCGGCATGTCCGGCATCGCCGAAGTGCTGCTGAACCTTGGCTATGTGGTGCAGGGCTCGGATCTGAAGGCGTCAAAGATCACCAACCGGCTGGAAGAGCTGGGCGCGCGGATCTTTGTCGGGCAGGCGGCGGAAAACCTGGAAGACGCGGCGGTTGTGGTCATTTCCTCGGCGATCAAACCGGGCAATCCAGAGCTGGACGAGGCGCGCCTGCGTGGCCTGCCGGTGGTCCGCCGGGCCGAAATGCTGGCCGAGCTGATGCGGCTCAAATCCAACATCGCCATCGCAGGCACCCATGGCAAGACAACGACCACCACCATGATGGCGGAGCTGATGGTGGCCGGTCATTTCGACCCGACCATTGTCAATGGCGGCATCATTCACGCCTATGGGTCGAACGCGCGGATGGGCCAGGGCGAGTGGATGGTGGTTGAGGCCGACGAAAGCGACGGCACCTTTAACCGCCTGCCCGCAACCATTGCGATCGTCACCAATATCGACCCTGAGCATATGGAGCATTGGGGCGATTTCGATACGCTGCGGGACGGGTTTTACGACTTTGTCTCCAATATTCCCTTCTACGGCGTCGCGGTCTGCTGCACCGACCATCCCGAGGTGCAGGCGCTGGTTGGCCGGATCACCGACCGCCGGGTCGTGACCTATGGGTTCAACGCGCAGGCAGATGTGCGGGCAGTCAACCTGACCTACAAGGCGGGCGTGGCGCATTTTGATATTCATCTTCAGGCCGAGGATCGCGTGATCGAGGGCTGCACCCTGCCGATGCCTGGGGATCACAATGTCTCCAACGCGCTGTCGGCAGTGGCCGTGGCGCGCCATCTGGGCATGAAAAGCAGTGAGATCCGCGAGGCTTTGGCGGCCTTTGGCGGCGTTAACCGCCGCTTCACCAAAGTGGGCGAAGTGGACGGTGTCACCATTATTGACGACTACGGCCACCACCCCGTCGAGATCACTGCCGTGCTGAAAGCGGCCCGGCAGGCCTGCGAGGGCCGGGTGATCGCGGTGCATCAGCCGCACCGTTATTCGCGCCTGTCCAGCCTGTTCGAGGATTTCTGCGCCTGTTTCAACGAGGCCGATGTGGTCGCCATCGCCGAGGTCTTTGCCGCGGGCGAAGACCCGATCGAGGGCGCCGGGCGCGACGATCTGGTGGCCGGTCTGATCCGTCATGGCCATCGCCATGCCCGCGCGCTGCTGGACGAACCCGATCTGGAGCGGCTGGTGCGTGAACAGGCCCGACCCGGCGATATGGTCGTCTGCCTTGGGGCGGGTACCATCAGCGCCTGGGCCAATGGTCTGCCCGAGCGGTTGCGGGGCTGA
- a CDS encoding DUF2484 family protein, with amino-acid sequence MLSLLASVLWVFIATGVAALPVRWQRGPGIALVAVAPVLIYFLGRDHGWFAAAFGCFALVSMFRRPLLHVLSRLRRASGPEVGE; translated from the coding sequence ATGCTGAGCCTGCTGGCCTCTGTCCTGTGGGTGTTCATTGCCACCGGCGTGGCTGCCCTGCCGGTTCGCTGGCAGCGCGGGCCGGGGATTGCGCTGGTCGCTGTGGCGCCGGTGCTGATCTATTTCCTGGGTCGTGACCACGGCTGGTTTGCCGCTGCCTTTGGCTGTTTTGCGCTAGTGTCGATGTTCCGCCGTCCGCTGCTGCATGTGCTGTCGCGCCTGCGCCGGGCCTCCGGGCCGGAGGTTGGCGAATGA
- a CDS encoding DUF2484 family protein, translating to MTQSLILACLWVVAANVLAMLPSRDNHWSRAYLLIAFGIPLLGYVTYENGPWWGLAALFAGMSMLRWPVIYLGRWLRNRLSRS from the coding sequence ATGACGCAGTCGCTGATCCTGGCCTGTCTCTGGGTGGTGGCCGCCAATGTGCTGGCGATGCTGCCAAGCCGGGACAATCACTGGTCGCGCGCCTATCTCCTGATTGCCTTTGGCATCCCGCTGCTGGGCTATGTCACCTATGAAAACGGTCCCTGGTGGGGGCTGGCGGCGCTGTTTGCGGGCATGTCGATGCTGCGCTGGCCCGTGATCTATCTGGGCCGCTGGCTGCGCAACCGCCTGAGCCGCAGCTGA